In Fibrobacter succinogenes, a genomic segment contains:
- a CDS encoding NYN domain-containing protein, with protein sequence MNHIAIFIDAENLTNWIKHDGVQSLMDELLPLGQIVVRKAYGKWSSPQLIPMQSTLNENGFELVHTFHPVSGKNSTDIKMTVDTMEVALDSQVQWIVLATGDSDFSPLFRKLREQGKEVIGVGPKSPLSECVKNSCSRYIYTDDTTVADEDSGDDVTDAKERANRLVSEKIDSMEMLRSVLQKEDGPIALAAIKPKMLGIDNAFNEKRLGFKTFKDFVKSADFVQMTDVGGGSYTVALAEQKVAVEEDSQMILAKALKRKGWDMFPRNMLKKIYAEACDITSFVPMNKQDLVQEIVSKNIAGTTSSIINRALGTFFKAKLVTISGGDDKLWTLTETNQYWKEIDKAMLDRLRVSLKETGQKVPKKDIVAILYGKYAEGEAEKLV encoded by the coding sequence ATGAACCACATTGCAATTTTTATCGACGCGGAAAACCTTACCAATTGGATCAAGCACGATGGCGTGCAGTCGCTGATGGATGAACTTTTGCCGCTGGGGCAAATTGTCGTGCGCAAGGCGTATGGTAAATGGTCTTCGCCGCAGCTGATTCCCATGCAATCGACGCTCAACGAGAACGGTTTTGAGCTCGTGCACACGTTCCACCCAGTGAGTGGTAAAAATTCGACGGACATCAAGATGACGGTCGATACGATGGAAGTTGCGCTGGATTCCCAGGTGCAGTGGATTGTCCTTGCGACTGGCGATTCCGATTTTTCGCCGCTTTTCCGCAAACTTCGTGAGCAGGGCAAGGAAGTGATTGGCGTGGGGCCCAAGTCCCCGCTGAGCGAGTGCGTCAAGAATTCTTGCTCTCGTTACATTTATACGGACGATACTACAGTGGCCGATGAAGATTCTGGCGACGATGTGACGGATGCCAAGGAACGAGCAAATCGACTTGTTTCGGAAAAAATTGATTCCATGGAAATGCTCCGCAGCGTTTTGCAGAAAGAAGATGGTCCAATTGCGCTTGCCGCGATTAAACCCAAGATGCTCGGGATTGATAACGCGTTTAACGAAAAGCGCCTCGGTTTCAAGACGTTCAAGGATTTTGTGAAGTCCGCGGACTTTGTGCAAATGACGGATGTGGGCGGCGGCTCGTATACGGTTGCGCTAGCCGAGCAGAAAGTCGCTGTCGAAGAAGATTCGCAGATGATTTTGGCGAAGGCGCTCAAGCGTAAAGGCTGGGACATGTTCCCGCGCAACATGCTTAAAAAGATTTATGCGGAAGCCTGCGACATCACGTCGTTTGTGCCGATGAACAAGCAAGATTTGGTGCAAGAAATTGTTTCAAAGAACATTGCCGGCACGACAAGTAGCATTATCAACCGCGCATTGGGAACGTTCTTCAAGGCGAAACTCGTGACCATCAGCGGTGGCGATGACAAACTCTGGACGCTCACCGAGACAAACCAGTACTGGAAAGAAATCGACAAAGCGATGCTCGATCGCCTTCGCGTGAGCCTCAAAGAGACGGGGCAAAAAGTCCCCAAGAAAGATATCGTTGCTATTTTGTACGGAAAGTACGCCGAAGGCGAAGCCGAAAAACTGGTGTAG